A genomic segment from Maniola jurtina chromosome 9, ilManJurt1.1, whole genome shotgun sequence encodes:
- the LOC123868043 gene encoding sodium-dependent nutrient amino acid transporter 1-like isoform X2, producing MSESSSSRTKTTDSADTESTEDPLIPDRWTNNITYRQLVMSSCIGVVQLWWHPYVHDFRRHLPFLFLYNVFSVLFVYPSFYLELALGVVTKKGVLNCWDMAPVARGVGLAMIISCVFLAFSLGAVSAWCLSMVVHSFHSFLPWLHCAAAANPPCAARHRPLTNGSETPPQSFFFNFVLNLKRDGLNGGLGNVVPDLTVYYVISWVLVYLIACKRIYSYSKLVLFKDVLAFFVLVSSTFGVMRLHGAFRMFYECDWNVLFDSVQIWREALEYAFIQMAVCQGTLIMLGSHCPKQKQVLANTSMFAFGVSKLSCTLSALILGAAHGALYQDYDNSTNIWKGSSSSMILWADYVARIPGSQVWSALVFFTLFVLSVCSTGGMYILNFLMTWPVSKPRIPLAAIVAIVVTYIYGQTTFCEDVYFAVGEYPCVFLRICWALTPFALLIFFLSGLTSCSQTEGIAGWALVMIVLLPVAVFTLLYLIFKFRVRNIVGTEK from the exons ATGAGTGAGAGTTCG AGCAGCCGTACAAAAACCACGGATTCTGCTGATACCGAGTCCACTGAAGATCCTTTG ATTCCAGATCGATGGACAAATAACATCACCTACCGACAACTGGTCATGTCATCTTGCATCGGCGTCGTACAACTGTGGTGGCATCCTTACGTGCACGACTTTCGGAGACACCTGCCATTTCTATTCCTCTACAACGTATTCAGTGTGCTCTTCGTGTACCCATCGTTCTATCTGGAATTGGCTTTAGGCGTAGTAACGAAGAAGGGTGTGCTGAATTGTTGGGATATGGCGCCGGTGGCTAGAG GAGTCGGCCTGGCAATGATAATTTCATGTGTGTTTCTGGCATTTTCACTTGGGGCGGTAAGCGCTTGGTGTCTCTCGATGGTGGTGCATTCCTTCCACTCGTTTCTGCCGTGGCTACATTGCGCCGCTGCTGCCAATCCACCTTGTGCTGCCAGACACCGTCCGTTGACGAACGGTAGTGAAACACCGCCGCAGTCCTTCTTTTT CAACTTCGTGCTGAATCTCAAACGGGACGGTTTAAATGGTGGATTGGGCAATGTGGTCCCTGACCTGACGGTGTACTATGTAATATCATGGGTGTTGGTCTACTTGATCGCTTGCAAACGGATATACAGCTACTCGAAG TTGGTGTTATTCAAGGACGTGTTAGCGTTCTTCGTCCTGGTGTCCAGTACTTTTGGCGTGATGCGCTTACACGGCGCTTTCCGAATGTTCTACGAATGCGATTGGAATGTACTGTTTGATAGTGTACAG ATATGGCGCGAAGCTCTAGAATACGCATTCATACAAATGGCAGTGTGCCAAGGTACACTGATAATGCTGGGGTCACACTGCCCGAAGCAGAAGCAGGTGCTCGCGAACACGTCCATGTTCGCGTTCGGCGTGTCCAAGCTTAGCTGCACGTTGAGCGCGCTCATACTCGGCGCGGCGCACGGCGCCTTGTACCAAGATTACGACAATAGCACCAATATTTGGAAAG GATCATCATCTTCAATGATCCTGTGGGCAGATTACGTGGCAAGGATACCGGGTAGTCAAGTTTGGTCTGCACTTGTATTTTTCACACTTTTCGTGCTTTCTGTTTGTTCTACG GGTGGTATGTACATCCTAAACTTCCTCATGACGTGGCCGGTCTCCAAACCTCGTATTCCTTTAGCAGCAATAGTGGCTATTGTCGTCACCTACATTTATGGGCAGACAACTTTCTGTGAAGACGTGTACTTCGCAGTGGGGGAGTATCCTTGCGTGTTCCTGAGGATCTGCTGGGCTTTGACGCCATTTGCGCTTTTG ATATTTTTCCTGTCTGGATTGACTTCTTGCTCGCAAACAGAAGGTATCGCTGGTTGGGCATTAGTTATGATAGTTTTGCTACCGGTGGCTGTATTTACGCTTCTCTACCTTATCTTCAAATTTAGAGTACGG aatATCGTGGGAACTGAAAAATAA
- the LOC123868043 gene encoding sodium- and chloride-dependent transporter XTRP3B-like isoform X1 — MSESSSSRTKTTDSADTESTEDPLIPDRWTNNITYRQLVMSSCIGVVQLWWHPYVHDFRRHLPFLFLYNVFSVLFVYPSFYLELALGVVTKKGVLNCWDMAPVARGVGLAMIISCVFLAFSLGAVSAWCLSMVVHSFHSFLPWLHCAAAANPPCAARHRPLTNGSETPPQSFFFNFVLNLKRDGLNGGLGNVVPDLTVYYVISWVLVYLIACKRIYSYSKLVLFKDVLAFFVLVSSTFGVMRLHGAFRMFYECDWNVLFDSVQIWREALEYAFIQMAVCQGTLIMLGSHCPKQKQVLANTSMFAFGVSKLSCTLSALILGAAHGALYQDYDNSTNIWKGSSSSMILWADYVARIPGSQVWSALVFFTLFVLSVCSTALLVQTIMSTFTGRSIRKIAWAFLVLICMLFCFVGVMTLCTQGGMYILNFLMTWPVSKPRIPLAAIVAIVVTYIYGQTTFCEDVYFAVGEYPCVFLRICWALTPFALLIFFLSGLTSCSQTEGIAGWALVMIVLLPVAVFTLLYLIFKFRVRNIVGTEK; from the exons ATGAGTGAGAGTTCG AGCAGCCGTACAAAAACCACGGATTCTGCTGATACCGAGTCCACTGAAGATCCTTTG ATTCCAGATCGATGGACAAATAACATCACCTACCGACAACTGGTCATGTCATCTTGCATCGGCGTCGTACAACTGTGGTGGCATCCTTACGTGCACGACTTTCGGAGACACCTGCCATTTCTATTCCTCTACAACGTATTCAGTGTGCTCTTCGTGTACCCATCGTTCTATCTGGAATTGGCTTTAGGCGTAGTAACGAAGAAGGGTGTGCTGAATTGTTGGGATATGGCGCCGGTGGCTAGAG GAGTCGGCCTGGCAATGATAATTTCATGTGTGTTTCTGGCATTTTCACTTGGGGCGGTAAGCGCTTGGTGTCTCTCGATGGTGGTGCATTCCTTCCACTCGTTTCTGCCGTGGCTACATTGCGCCGCTGCTGCCAATCCACCTTGTGCTGCCAGACACCGTCCGTTGACGAACGGTAGTGAAACACCGCCGCAGTCCTTCTTTTT CAACTTCGTGCTGAATCTCAAACGGGACGGTTTAAATGGTGGATTGGGCAATGTGGTCCCTGACCTGACGGTGTACTATGTAATATCATGGGTGTTGGTCTACTTGATCGCTTGCAAACGGATATACAGCTACTCGAAG TTGGTGTTATTCAAGGACGTGTTAGCGTTCTTCGTCCTGGTGTCCAGTACTTTTGGCGTGATGCGCTTACACGGCGCTTTCCGAATGTTCTACGAATGCGATTGGAATGTACTGTTTGATAGTGTACAG ATATGGCGCGAAGCTCTAGAATACGCATTCATACAAATGGCAGTGTGCCAAGGTACACTGATAATGCTGGGGTCACACTGCCCGAAGCAGAAGCAGGTGCTCGCGAACACGTCCATGTTCGCGTTCGGCGTGTCCAAGCTTAGCTGCACGTTGAGCGCGCTCATACTCGGCGCGGCGCACGGCGCCTTGTACCAAGATTACGACAATAGCACCAATATTTGGAAAG GATCATCATCTTCAATGATCCTGTGGGCAGATTACGTGGCAAGGATACCGGGTAGTCAAGTTTGGTCTGCACTTGTATTTTTCACACTTTTCGTGCTTTCTGTTTGTTCTACG GCTTTACTTGTGCAAACAATCATGTCGACATTCACCGGTCGATCAATAAGGAAAATAGCCTGGGCCTTCCTCGTACTGATTTGTATGCTGTTCTGTTTTGTTGGCGTCATGACGTTATGTACACAG GGTGGTATGTACATCCTAAACTTCCTCATGACGTGGCCGGTCTCCAAACCTCGTATTCCTTTAGCAGCAATAGTGGCTATTGTCGTCACCTACATTTATGGGCAGACAACTTTCTGTGAAGACGTGTACTTCGCAGTGGGGGAGTATCCTTGCGTGTTCCTGAGGATCTGCTGGGCTTTGACGCCATTTGCGCTTTTG ATATTTTTCCTGTCTGGATTGACTTCTTGCTCGCAAACAGAAGGTATCGCTGGTTGGGCATTAGTTATGATAGTTTTGCTACCGGTGGCTGTATTTACGCTTCTCTACCTTATCTTCAAATTTAGAGTACGG aatATCGTGGGAACTGAAAAATAA
- the LOC123868041 gene encoding proline-rich extensin-like protein EPR1 isoform X1, with protein MDLMKTEYEFLDLSDVKEAELSSLQCALFTKHPDTVSTARVGWTDPAVDLSSCSSSTAGPPTVSSSLDSLSGGECEMAPHSPQRGAAGPPHAPPPYVQPPAYPPPPPHQWPVGPPNVYVSQVTANVNVHGYMGQYYQPPQPQYVPQPPPQVERPHRNHRKDRRSKRVPSPPPPQPPPYYVPYSQYYPAAQAQGAPLYHLPMYQPLVYGPYAYPPYYQEYPIPVEGDAGDKSPEEYQQEVVMEQEAVDAYYAGAHYMTPYAPPVEGGAEYMPPMYIPPPHHPAPMPIPHQPPHQPTPHQFNVHAKNFVLGQNHSKNFTPDKSQEQKPIVAATTSVPTTSTVESLPMKDLKISKGPSSPKQEQRQIEISKPPLQVEKSSPTLKTDPTKPAWTPETKPQETSQVQPTKTFPPPTPAPAQVSAKVPPVPGKTPKGPTAPFSTGKQPPKAPVPTAVPVQQSVPTPKPPFGNRQKREGNTNRSPSIDNVEAEKTVPIEHTKREPPLPPSKAPMPISITLHAQGPPVIVTNKSPFSHSRKAVPVPETPPVPQPPPPAPTASDFPPPPTPRNRGEPVPPPVVQPQPQPAPGKSWASLFSNKTSSVTTPSSIPVATPVPVPVEEPPSPTTVVPPVTTNIQKPVAKVPPFDASPLQNTVMDKPPIPRTVTSAAPTISYSEKTSVNAVSNVSNSTQPLKPVSTPTTTEVRDVPILKETSPAVPIQPSPFSDDPNSYRMGEFLSKYQLDNRPVTLLPRGLTNRSNYCYVNAILQALIACPPFYNMLKALPYQTRRGKSSTPVIDSMVELCYEFSPLASAARRGRGEVGAAGAGAPAVPAGPPLDGSSGLRVLRALRPFPGSQEGRQEDAEEFLGCLLNSLNDEMLELIKLVEPEEPKDTTTVAKPNGVVPQEPPPVPEEEDDDDDEWKVMGPRNRGAVERRWAARRTPVADIFRGRTRLRLHRAPHHDVTDAVQPFFTLQLDIERSTTVKDALELLAGKDTLEGVSDAWQQLSLEQLPVVLLLHLKCFQLDAEGHTAKIVKNIDFPIDLKIDPKIMSSKHTVKQRLYKLFAVVYHEGVEAVKGHYLTDTFHGQAGWIRYDDSTVTQVTDAQVLKPKPPRMPYLLMYRRHDTLLPHRVTGKPE; from the exons ATGGATTTGATGAAAACG GAATATGAGTTCCTAGACTTGTCAGATGTGAAAGAAGCGGAGCTGAGCAGTTTGCAGTGCGCACTCTTCACCAAACACCCTGATACCGTGTCCACCGCAAGAGTCGGTTGGACCGATCCTGCTGTAG ATCTTTCGTCTTGTTCATCGAGCACGGCGGGTCCACCGACCGTGTCTAGCAGCCTGGACAGCCTGTCCGGCGGCGAGTGCGAGATGGCGCCCCACTCGCCGCAGCGGGGCGCGGCCGGCCCGCCGCACGCGCCGCCGCCCTACGTGCAGCCGCCCGCCtacccgccgccgccgccgcaccaGTGGCCCGTCGGACCCCCCAACGTCTACGTGAGCCAG GTCACAGCAAACGTGAACGTCCACGGCTACATGGGTCAGTACTACCAACCGCCACAGCCGCAGTACGTCCCGCAACCACCTCCACAAGTTGAACGCCCGCACAGGAACCACAGGAAAGATCGTCGCAGCAAACGCGTGCCTTCTCCGCCCCCGCCCCAACCTCCTCCATACTACGTCCCCTATTCACAGTATTACCCCGCTGCTCAGGCGCAAGGAGCACCGCTATACCACCTTCCTATGTACCAGCCTCTAGTCTACGGACCATATGCCTACCCACCTTATTACCAAGAATACCCCATACCGGTAGAAGGTGATGCAGGGGACAAGAGCCCTGAAGAGTATCAACAAGAAGTTGTTATGGAACAAGAAGCGGTTGACGCGTATTACGCCGGCGCGCATTACATGACCCCCTATGCTCCACCCGTGGAAGGTGGTGCTGAATATATGCCTCCCATGTATATTCCCCCACCTCACCATCCTGCCCCAATGCCCATACCACATCAACCTCCACATCAACCGACTCCACACCAGTTCAACGTTCACGCGAAGAACTTCGTTCTAGGACAAAATCACAGTAAAAACTTCACACCAGACAAAAGTCAGGAACAAAAACCAATTGTGGCAGCAACTACATCTGTTCCAACAACAAGTACAGTAGAATCCCTCCCTATGAAAGATCTTAAGATTAGTAAAGGGCCGAGCAGTCCAAAACAGGAGCAAAGACAGATTGAAATTTCAAAGCCTCCATTGCAAGTTGAAAAGAGTTCGCCAACACTCAAAACAGATCCAACAAAACCGGCTTGGACACCAGAGACTAAGCCACAGGAAACCAGTCAGGTTCAACCAACAAAGACTTTCCCTCCACCAACTCCTGCTCCGGCTCAAGTGAGCGCGAAAGTGCCTCCAGTTCCTGGAAAAACGCCTAAAGGTCCTACTGCTCCATTTTCAACAGGCAAGCAACCACCTAAAGCTCCTGTACCAACAGCAGTACCCGTACAGCAATCTGTTCCCACACCAAAACCACCATTTGGCAACAGACAAAAACGAGAAGGAAACACTAATAGATCACCGTCAATTGATAATGTTGAGGCAGAAAAGACTGTGCCCATTGAGCACACTAAAAGGGAACCTCCATTACCACCTAGCAAAGCTCCGATGCCAATTTCAATAACACTCCATGCTCAAGGTCCCCCAGTGATTGTGACGAATAAGTCTCCATTCAGTCACTCGCGTAAAGCAGTTCCAGTGCCTGAAACTCCACCAGTGCCCCAACCTCCTCCTCCAGCTCCGACAGCATCAGATTTTCCACCACCTCCGACTCCGAGGAACAGGGGAGAGCCTGTACCCCCTCCAGTGGTTCAACCCCAACCTCAACCGGCTCCAGGGAAGTCTTGGGCGAGTCTTTTCTCCAACAAAACTTCAAGCGTAACAACACCTTCAAGTATACCAGTTGCAACCCCAGTTCCAGTTCCAGTTGAAGAACCTCCCAGCCCTACTACTGTAGTGCCGCCAGTGACGACGAATATACAAAAACCTGTAGCTAAGGTGCCCCCTTTTGATGCTTCCCCACTACAAAATACGGTCATGGATAAACCACCGATTCCTAGAACGGTTACCTCAGCTGCACCTACTATATCTTATTCGGAGAAAACTTCGGTGAATGCTGTGAGCAATGTTAGCAACTCGACTCAGCCACTTAAGCCTGTATCCACACCAACGACTACGGAAGTACGTGATGTGCCTATTCTGAAGGAAACCTCACCGGCAGTCCCCATTCAGCCGTCGCCGTTCAGTGATGATCCCAATTCATATAGGATGGGAG aattccTGTCAAAATATCAACTAGACAATCGCCCAGTGACCCTCCTGCCGCGCGGTCTGACAAATCGTTCTAACTACTGCTACGTGAACGCAATTCTGCAGGCCCTGATTGCCTGTCCTCCTTTCTACAATATGCTGAAAGCTCTGCCTTATCAGACCCGTCGAGGAAAATCCAGCACACCTGTTATTGATTCTAT GGTGGAACTCTGCTATGAGTTCAGTCCGTTAGccagcgcggcgcggcgcggcaggGGCGAAGTGGGCGCGGCCGGGGCCGGAGCGCCCGCGGTACCTGCCGGGCCACCACTTGATGGCTCGTCAGGCTTGAGGGTGCTCCGCGCTCTCAGACCCTTCCCTGGATCACAGGAGGGCAGGCAGGAAGACGCTGAAGAATTCCTAGGTTGCCTGCTAAACTCTCTTAATGATGAAATGCTTGAG TTAATAAAGCTTGTTGAACCTGAAGAACCAAAAGACACTACTACAGTTGCAAAGCCCAATGGAGTTGTTCCTCAAGAACCACCACCGGTCCCTGAGGAAGAagacgatgacgatgatgaatgGAAg GTAATGGGACCAAGAAACCGCGGCGCGGTGGAACGCCGATGGGCCGCCAGACGTACGCCGGTCGCAGACATCTTCAGAGGCAGGACTCGCCTGCGACTGCACAGGGCGCCGCACCATGACGTCACAGACGCCGTGCAGCCGTTCTTCACGCTGCAACTCGATATTGAG CGTTCAACAACAGTGAAGGATGCTCTAGAACTCCTAGCAGGAAAGGATACTCTAGAAGGTGTATCGGACGCCTGGCAACAGCTCTCGCTAGAGCAGCTGCCAGTAGTGTTACTGTTGCATCTCAAATGCTTCCAACTCGACGCAGAGGGACATACTGCCAAGATCGTCAAGAATATTGACTTCCCTATCGATCTTAAGATTGATCCCA AGATAATGTCTTCGAAGCACACAGTGAAGCAACGGCTGTACAAGCTGTTTGCTGTGGTTTACCACGAAGGTGTGGAGGCCGTGAAGGGGCATTACCTCACTGACACCTTCCACGGACAAGCCGGATGGATTAG gtacGACGATTCTACAGTGACTCAAGTAACCGATGCCCAAGTGTTGAAACCCAAACCCCCTCGAATGCCGTATTTGCTTATGTATCGTAGACACGATACTTTGCTACCACACAGAGTTACCGGCAAACCAGAGTAA
- the LOC123868041 gene encoding proline-rich extensin-like protein EPR1 isoform X2 gives MAPHSPQRGAAGPPHAPPPYVQPPAYPPPPPHQWPVGPPNVYVSQVTANVNVHGYMGQYYQPPQPQYVPQPPPQVERPHRNHRKDRRSKRVPSPPPPQPPPYYVPYSQYYPAAQAQGAPLYHLPMYQPLVYGPYAYPPYYQEYPIPVEGDAGDKSPEEYQQEVVMEQEAVDAYYAGAHYMTPYAPPVEGGAEYMPPMYIPPPHHPAPMPIPHQPPHQPTPHQFNVHAKNFVLGQNHSKNFTPDKSQEQKPIVAATTSVPTTSTVESLPMKDLKISKGPSSPKQEQRQIEISKPPLQVEKSSPTLKTDPTKPAWTPETKPQETSQVQPTKTFPPPTPAPAQVSAKVPPVPGKTPKGPTAPFSTGKQPPKAPVPTAVPVQQSVPTPKPPFGNRQKREGNTNRSPSIDNVEAEKTVPIEHTKREPPLPPSKAPMPISITLHAQGPPVIVTNKSPFSHSRKAVPVPETPPVPQPPPPAPTASDFPPPPTPRNRGEPVPPPVVQPQPQPAPGKSWASLFSNKTSSVTTPSSIPVATPVPVPVEEPPSPTTVVPPVTTNIQKPVAKVPPFDASPLQNTVMDKPPIPRTVTSAAPTISYSEKTSVNAVSNVSNSTQPLKPVSTPTTTEVRDVPILKETSPAVPIQPSPFSDDPNSYRMGEFLSKYQLDNRPVTLLPRGLTNRSNYCYVNAILQALIACPPFYNMLKALPYQTRRGKSSTPVIDSMVELCYEFSPLASAARRGRGEVGAAGAGAPAVPAGPPLDGSSGLRVLRALRPFPGSQEGRQEDAEEFLGCLLNSLNDEMLELIKLVEPEEPKDTTTVAKPNGVVPQEPPPVPEEEDDDDDEWKVMGPRNRGAVERRWAARRTPVADIFRGRTRLRLHRAPHHDVTDAVQPFFTLQLDIERSTTVKDALELLAGKDTLEGVSDAWQQLSLEQLPVVLLLHLKCFQLDAEGHTAKIVKNIDFPIDLKIDPKIMSSKHTVKQRLYKLFAVVYHEGVEAVKGHYLTDTFHGQAGWIRYDDSTVTQVTDAQVLKPKPPRMPYLLMYRRHDTLLPHRVTGKPE, from the exons ATGGCGCCCCACTCGCCGCAGCGGGGCGCGGCCGGCCCGCCGCACGCGCCGCCGCCCTACGTGCAGCCGCCCGCCtacccgccgccgccgccgcaccaGTGGCCCGTCGGACCCCCCAACGTCTACGTGAGCCAG GTCACAGCAAACGTGAACGTCCACGGCTACATGGGTCAGTACTACCAACCGCCACAGCCGCAGTACGTCCCGCAACCACCTCCACAAGTTGAACGCCCGCACAGGAACCACAGGAAAGATCGTCGCAGCAAACGCGTGCCTTCTCCGCCCCCGCCCCAACCTCCTCCATACTACGTCCCCTATTCACAGTATTACCCCGCTGCTCAGGCGCAAGGAGCACCGCTATACCACCTTCCTATGTACCAGCCTCTAGTCTACGGACCATATGCCTACCCACCTTATTACCAAGAATACCCCATACCGGTAGAAGGTGATGCAGGGGACAAGAGCCCTGAAGAGTATCAACAAGAAGTTGTTATGGAACAAGAAGCGGTTGACGCGTATTACGCCGGCGCGCATTACATGACCCCCTATGCTCCACCCGTGGAAGGTGGTGCTGAATATATGCCTCCCATGTATATTCCCCCACCTCACCATCCTGCCCCAATGCCCATACCACATCAACCTCCACATCAACCGACTCCACACCAGTTCAACGTTCACGCGAAGAACTTCGTTCTAGGACAAAATCACAGTAAAAACTTCACACCAGACAAAAGTCAGGAACAAAAACCAATTGTGGCAGCAACTACATCTGTTCCAACAACAAGTACAGTAGAATCCCTCCCTATGAAAGATCTTAAGATTAGTAAAGGGCCGAGCAGTCCAAAACAGGAGCAAAGACAGATTGAAATTTCAAAGCCTCCATTGCAAGTTGAAAAGAGTTCGCCAACACTCAAAACAGATCCAACAAAACCGGCTTGGACACCAGAGACTAAGCCACAGGAAACCAGTCAGGTTCAACCAACAAAGACTTTCCCTCCACCAACTCCTGCTCCGGCTCAAGTGAGCGCGAAAGTGCCTCCAGTTCCTGGAAAAACGCCTAAAGGTCCTACTGCTCCATTTTCAACAGGCAAGCAACCACCTAAAGCTCCTGTACCAACAGCAGTACCCGTACAGCAATCTGTTCCCACACCAAAACCACCATTTGGCAACAGACAAAAACGAGAAGGAAACACTAATAGATCACCGTCAATTGATAATGTTGAGGCAGAAAAGACTGTGCCCATTGAGCACACTAAAAGGGAACCTCCATTACCACCTAGCAAAGCTCCGATGCCAATTTCAATAACACTCCATGCTCAAGGTCCCCCAGTGATTGTGACGAATAAGTCTCCATTCAGTCACTCGCGTAAAGCAGTTCCAGTGCCTGAAACTCCACCAGTGCCCCAACCTCCTCCTCCAGCTCCGACAGCATCAGATTTTCCACCACCTCCGACTCCGAGGAACAGGGGAGAGCCTGTACCCCCTCCAGTGGTTCAACCCCAACCTCAACCGGCTCCAGGGAAGTCTTGGGCGAGTCTTTTCTCCAACAAAACTTCAAGCGTAACAACACCTTCAAGTATACCAGTTGCAACCCCAGTTCCAGTTCCAGTTGAAGAACCTCCCAGCCCTACTACTGTAGTGCCGCCAGTGACGACGAATATACAAAAACCTGTAGCTAAGGTGCCCCCTTTTGATGCTTCCCCACTACAAAATACGGTCATGGATAAACCACCGATTCCTAGAACGGTTACCTCAGCTGCACCTACTATATCTTATTCGGAGAAAACTTCGGTGAATGCTGTGAGCAATGTTAGCAACTCGACTCAGCCACTTAAGCCTGTATCCACACCAACGACTACGGAAGTACGTGATGTGCCTATTCTGAAGGAAACCTCACCGGCAGTCCCCATTCAGCCGTCGCCGTTCAGTGATGATCCCAATTCATATAGGATGGGAG aattccTGTCAAAATATCAACTAGACAATCGCCCAGTGACCCTCCTGCCGCGCGGTCTGACAAATCGTTCTAACTACTGCTACGTGAACGCAATTCTGCAGGCCCTGATTGCCTGTCCTCCTTTCTACAATATGCTGAAAGCTCTGCCTTATCAGACCCGTCGAGGAAAATCCAGCACACCTGTTATTGATTCTAT GGTGGAACTCTGCTATGAGTTCAGTCCGTTAGccagcgcggcgcggcgcggcaggGGCGAAGTGGGCGCGGCCGGGGCCGGAGCGCCCGCGGTACCTGCCGGGCCACCACTTGATGGCTCGTCAGGCTTGAGGGTGCTCCGCGCTCTCAGACCCTTCCCTGGATCACAGGAGGGCAGGCAGGAAGACGCTGAAGAATTCCTAGGTTGCCTGCTAAACTCTCTTAATGATGAAATGCTTGAG TTAATAAAGCTTGTTGAACCTGAAGAACCAAAAGACACTACTACAGTTGCAAAGCCCAATGGAGTTGTTCCTCAAGAACCACCACCGGTCCCTGAGGAAGAagacgatgacgatgatgaatgGAAg GTAATGGGACCAAGAAACCGCGGCGCGGTGGAACGCCGATGGGCCGCCAGACGTACGCCGGTCGCAGACATCTTCAGAGGCAGGACTCGCCTGCGACTGCACAGGGCGCCGCACCATGACGTCACAGACGCCGTGCAGCCGTTCTTCACGCTGCAACTCGATATTGAG CGTTCAACAACAGTGAAGGATGCTCTAGAACTCCTAGCAGGAAAGGATACTCTAGAAGGTGTATCGGACGCCTGGCAACAGCTCTCGCTAGAGCAGCTGCCAGTAGTGTTACTGTTGCATCTCAAATGCTTCCAACTCGACGCAGAGGGACATACTGCCAAGATCGTCAAGAATATTGACTTCCCTATCGATCTTAAGATTGATCCCA AGATAATGTCTTCGAAGCACACAGTGAAGCAACGGCTGTACAAGCTGTTTGCTGTGGTTTACCACGAAGGTGTGGAGGCCGTGAAGGGGCATTACCTCACTGACACCTTCCACGGACAAGCCGGATGGATTAG gtacGACGATTCTACAGTGACTCAAGTAACCGATGCCCAAGTGTTGAAACCCAAACCCCCTCGAATGCCGTATTTGCTTATGTATCGTAGACACGATACTTTGCTACCACACAGAGTTACCGGCAAACCAGAGTAA